GAACTGTGTAATAGTATAGAAAAATCTGAGCGTAATTGCAAGTGTAATTGAATAATTCTTTCAACAAAGCACGTTCAGAATGATTAATCCCGCCAGTTCTCCCCACCAAGTTTAAACGGTTGGCTGACCATTCGGATTCTCTCCATAATTCGCGCCGCTTTAATAGGCTCTTTTTCTCCACGCTGACTCGTTGTAAGGTGATGTTCTAATTCATTATAATTAAAATTGGATGTAAAGAATACAGGTAGCTTTTCTGCCATACGGTACTGCAAAATCGTGCCGAGCACTTCATCTCGAGTCCAAGTTGACATCGTTTCTGCTCCTATATCATCTAGCATTAAGACAGGAGCCCGCTTCACAAACTCCACTTTTTCGTCCAGTGTTTGGTTTTGGATCGATTGCTTCATCTCCCGTAGAAACTCCGGAACATACACTACTACAGTTTGGATACGTCTCGTTGCCAATTCATTCGCTAACGCACCTAAAATGAATGATTTTCCAATACCAAAGTTCCCAAATAGATAAAAGCCTCTTTCCGGAACTTTACCAGTAGACTCGATTTGATTCAGGAAATCTTTAGCTGCTCGCATGACGATTACACGACTATCTTCAGACAAGAAGTTGACGTCAGATAGACGCGCTTCCATTACTTCTTTCGGCATGTACATGCTGTTGACCATTTTCGAGATGTTTCTACGTTCATCTACCAACTGCTTCGTAGGACAGACTATATAATCCACGTCAATAAGGCGCTGTGCGATGACTAATTTCGGCTCAAAGCCTTTCATGACATTAATACACCCGTCGAGATTCGGACAGCGCTCACAAGCGTGGGAAGCCGTTGTAAATTCGTATAGTTTACCTAGACTGCGGTTGATCACTTCTGTATTGACCTCATCGGAATGATCGCTAATAAATTGTTGTACGGCCGGATCTTCCATTACCTCTGTTCGAAGCTCATCGTATTTTTGGGCTAATGAAGGAGCATTCACTACCCGTTTCATCGCATCCCCTATTCGTTCCATTTTATTTCACCTCTTATTCTTGAATCCCCAATTCTTTCAATAACTTCTGGCGTTCTTCCTCGACATTGAAATCATTAGGTTTGTCGGATTTCTCATTCTTTTTATCGCGCTTGTTAAACCATTCGGGAACTTTTTCTTCCCTAGTGGTCTTTCGATTTCTAGGCGTCGTTTTCTTCCCTTCTTTAAGCCACTTCATGTATTGATCATGTTCTTCTCTCGATAACTTCAAAGCTGTTTTCGCGTCATTCACTTGTTTATTCGCCCAATGGGAAGCAATGCGTTCGACAAAACTGCTCGTGATTTTGCCATCATTACGTAACATCACATATTGAAGCAAGACATTGACGACACCTACTGGGAACTTATGCAAATTAATTAGCCGTTCAGCAAGCTGAATGTCTACAAGGAACGGTTCTTTCTTGCTCACTTTACGCAACATTTCTTTTGGCGGAGTATGTTCTAGATAAAACAATAGTTCTTCGTCACGACTCATATTTTCTTTTGGTACTTCTTCGACGACCGGTTGCGTGAACACCGACTGTAATTTAGGCGGTTGCTTGGACGTATTCATCTTATAAAACTCGGCAGCTGCCTTGCGTACTTTTTCTTCCGTCAGCTGATGATTTTCATCCATCGCAATCATCACGACTTTTTGCATATCGAGTGGACTGAGTGAATATAAGAAAGCTAGCATGGCAATCATTTCCTGAGAAATAGTGCGCAAAGAAGCTTTAGGAATCATTTGTTCTGACAGACCGTTATAGAATAAATCAAAATTGAAATTTGCTACATAAAACGGTATGCCAGGAGGTTCACTCTTTCCTTGAAAATGCATTCCTGCAGTCAATTCCATCGCTTGATCGCCTCTTGCTGGTTTATAGACATCTAAAAATGTGCGAGATATATCTTGGTACTCATCTTTCGCAATCGGCTCCTCTAGAAATCGGCCACGTAACTGACGATACGGTTGCTCTCCGATTTTACTGAACAAAAACGTGGATAGAAGCGGATCACTGAAGAATGAAGGCGCATCAAGTGGCGGTAATAATTCGTAAATAAATGATCGTTTATCTATTTCTTGCTTTTTCTTATACGTACGCAATAATCCAATAGCTTCCAATGAAATCCTCGCTTCAAAAATGGCTTGAAGTGGAAATGAAGACATATTCATTAAATAATAGTGGGTGTGCTCTTGCGGTTCTCTGCTTTCCGCATCCGTCCAAAGGGTCATAAACAAACTGACCGCTTCAGGACCGATCAGTGGCTGATAAAATAGCGTCAGCATCTGTCGGTCATACGCAGAGAACGGATGAGCTAATTTCACTTCGAAGGAATCGACAGGCTGCAACTCAGTAAAAAGCATGTTAACTCTCGCCTCCCCTTCTAGATCAACATCTTACTCTTGTTCATCTTTCCTGTTTTGCAATTGTTGCAACTCATCAATAAAGACCGTGATGTCTTTGTAGTGGCGGTAAACAGACGCAAATCGTACATACGCAACCTCGTCCACGTCCACTAATCGTTCCATCACCATTTCGCCTACTTGTTCTGAATCTATTTCGACATTTCCTGAGCTTCTTAGTTCTTTTTCGATAGAACTAACGATTTCTTTTAAATGCTCGATCGGCACTGCGCGTTTTTCACAAGCGCGAATCAATCCTCTCAGCAACTTTTCACTGCTGAACTCTTCCCGGGTCTTATCTTTCTTTACGACAACTAACGGAGAGTGCTCCACTTTTTCAAATGTCGTGAAACGATAACTACATTTTTCGCATTCACGTCTTCGTCGAATGGAACGGTTTTCTTCCGCAGGCCGTGAATCAATCACGCGTGTTCCGTTGTAGTGACAAGCTGGACATAACATAGTTCGTTCCTCCGCATATTCATTAGTACTTTTCATTATAACAGAAACTGTCCATACAACAACAAAGGGACATAGAAAAGCACTTCATCCCGTGAGATGAAGTGCCGATTCATTCATTTATGAAGTGACTTTGTCAGTTAGTGCTGTAGCGACTTTTTTCGCCAATTGCACAACACGAGCTGAATAACCCCACTCATTATCATACCAAGCAAGCACTTTGATTTTACGATCGCCCATGACTATAGTAGATAGTCCGTCAAGCGTTGCGGATTCAGTAGTCGTATTGAAGTCAATTGATACAAGAGGTTCTGTAGTATAGCGAAGAATCCCTTTCATCGGGCCTTCTGCCGCTTTACGGAACGCGTTGTTCACTTCTTCAACTGTTACATCTTTTTCTACGTCCACTACCAAGTCCACAAGGGAAACATTCGGTGTCGGAATACGTAATGCCAAGCCGTGAATCTTTCCTTCAAGTTCAGGAAGTACAAGAGATAAAGCTTTTGCAGCACCTGTTGAAGTGGGGATAATGGATTCTCCGCAAGAACGTGCACGGCGTAAATCTTTATGTGGGTTGTCCAAGTTCTTCTGATCATTCGTATAAGCATGTACAGTTGTCATTAAGCCGTTTACAATACCGAATTCATCATTCAATACTTTAGCAACGGGTGCTAAACAATTCGTTGTACAACTCGCATTCGAAATGACACTATGTTTGTTCACATCTAATTTCTCGTCATTTACTCCGATTACAACCGTTACATCCTCATTTTTACCTGGAGCTGTTAAAATTACTTTCTTTGCTCCCGACTCCAAATGAAGTGCCGCTTTATCACGTGAGTTGAATACACCTGTTGATTCTATCACGATCTCTACGCCAAGCTCTTTCCATGGCAATTTCGATGGGTCACGTTCTGAAATAAGTTGTACACGTTTGCCGTCTACGACGATCGCATTTTCATCTGCAACAATTTCACCATCGAACACTCCGTGTGTTGAGTCATATTTCAAGAGATGTGCAATCGTTTCAGCTGGATATGTCGCATTGACAGCAACTAGATTAACATCGTCTTCCTTGATAATCTGGCGGAATACCATCCGTCCAATACGGCCGAGTCCGTTAATTGCAATTTTTGTAGTCATTAAAGGGATCCTCCTGCATGTATGTTATACTTTATATCCTTAATCGTTCATTAGTATAACACATTTTATCATTATGCCAACACTATAACACATTAAAATTATAAATTAATTCCCCACACTCATGATCTCGGTACAGCTTGCCAGTTTTCAAGGATGGCATCCAGCTGTTTTTCAGTTTCTTCCACTGTGTCGTTATTGTGAATAACCGCGTCAGCGCCTTGTTCTTTCACGCGCATATCCAACTGGGATGTGATTCTGGCATCTGCTTCCGCTTCTGTCAATTCATTGCGAGCCATCAGTCTCTGTTTTTGGATTGGCTTGGTGACCGAAACGACTATAATCTTTTCCACATAGTCTTGAAGCTTACTTTCAAACAATAAGGGAATGTCCATAATCACAGTTTGATAGCCTTGAGTTAAATAGTCTTCTTTTTGACTGACCATTCGCCCTCTGATGGCAGGATGCATCAATTCATTTAATTGTTGTCGTTTCATTTCATTGCCGAAAATAATTGCGCCAAGCTGTTCGCGATTCAGTGTACCATCTTCTCGTAACACCTCTTCACCAAATGTCTGTTGAATCTTTTTCAGCAAAGAACTACCTGGCTCTACGACTTCCCTCGCGATGACATCCGCATCTACAATAGGGTAACCTTTTTCACGCAACATATTCGCTACCGTACTTTTCCCACTCGCTATACTTCCTGTCAATCCGATGATCACGTTCATCACTCCTTATTTTTGGCAAGCTGGA
This window of the Sporosarcina ureae genome carries:
- the nrdR gene encoding transcriptional regulator NrdR; its protein translation is MLCPACHYNGTRVIDSRPAEENRSIRRRRECEKCSYRFTTFEKVEHSPLVVVKKDKTREEFSSEKLLRGLIRACEKRAVPIEHLKEIVSSIEKELRSSGNVEIDSEQVGEMVMERLVDVDEVAYVRFASVYRHYKDITVFIDELQQLQNRKDEQE
- a CDS encoding glyceraldehyde-3-phosphate dehydrogenase; the protein is MTTKIAINGLGRIGRMVFRQIIKEDDVNLVAVNATYPAETIAHLLKYDSTHGVFDGEIVADENAIVVDGKRVQLISERDPSKLPWKELGVEIVIESTGVFNSRDKAALHLESGAKKVILTAPGKNEDVTVVIGVNDEKLDVNKHSVISNASCTTNCLAPVAKVLNDEFGIVNGLMTTVHAYTNDQKNLDNPHKDLRRARSCGESIIPTSTGAAKALSLVLPELEGKIHGLALRIPTPNVSLVDLVVDVEKDVTVEEVNNAFRKAAEGPMKGILRYTTEPLVSIDFNTTTESATLDGLSTIVMGDRKIKVLAWYDNEWGYSARVVQLAKKVATALTDKVTS
- the coaE gene encoding dephospho-CoA kinase (Dephospho-CoA kinase (CoaE) performs the final step in coenzyme A biosynthesis.) — encoded protein: MIIGLTGSIASGKSTVANMLREKGYPIVDADVIAREVVEPGSSLLKKIQQTFGEEVLREDGTLNREQLGAIIFGNEMKRQQLNELMHPAIRGRMVSQKEDYLTQGYQTVIMDIPLLFESKLQDYVEKIIVVSVTKPIQKQRLMARNELTEAEADARITSQLDMRVKEQGADAVIHNNDTVEETEKQLDAILENWQAVPRS
- the dnaI gene encoding primosomal protein DnaI, with protein sequence MERIGDAMKRVVNAPSLAQKYDELRTEVMEDPAVQQFISDHSDEVNTEVINRSLGKLYEFTTASHACERCPNLDGCINVMKGFEPKLVIAQRLIDVDYIVCPTKQLVDERRNISKMVNSMYMPKEVMEARLSDVNFLSEDSRVIVMRAAKDFLNQIESTGKVPERGFYLFGNFGIGKSFILGALANELATRRIQTVVVYVPEFLREMKQSIQNQTLDEKVEFVKRAPVLMLDDIGAETMSTWTRDEVLGTILQYRMAEKLPVFFTSNFNYNELEHHLTTSQRGEKEPIKAARIMERIRMVSQPFKLGGENWRD
- a CDS encoding replication initiation and membrane attachment family protein, producing the protein MLFTELQPVDSFEVKLAHPFSAYDRQMLTLFYQPLIGPEAVSLFMTLWTDAESREPQEHTHYYLMNMSSFPLQAIFEARISLEAIGLLRTYKKKQEIDKRSFIYELLPPLDAPSFFSDPLLSTFLFSKIGEQPYRQLRGRFLEEPIAKDEYQDISRTFLDVYKPARGDQAMELTAGMHFQGKSEPPGIPFYVANFNFDLFYNGLSEQMIPKASLRTISQEMIAMLAFLYSLSPLDMQKVVMIAMDENHQLTEEKVRKAAAEFYKMNTSKQPPKLQSVFTQPVVEEVPKENMSRDEELLFYLEHTPPKEMLRKVSKKEPFLVDIQLAERLINLHKFPVGVVNVLLQYVMLRNDGKITSSFVERIASHWANKQVNDAKTALKLSREEHDQYMKWLKEGKKTTPRNRKTTREEKVPEWFNKRDKKNEKSDKPNDFNVEEERQKLLKELGIQE